In Debaryomyces hansenii CBS767 chromosome B complete sequence, one genomic interval encodes:
- a CDS encoding DEHA2B06358p (highly similar to uniprot|P32381 Saccharomyces cerevisiae YDL029W ARP2 essential component of the Arp2/3 complex), with protein MNGQPIVLDQGTGFVKIGRAGTNFPDHTFPSIVGRPILRAEERNMLVPDNIEIKDIMCGSEASEVRSLLQISYPMENGIIKNWEDMEHLWDYAFYERMKLPTQGEKILLTEPPMNPLKNRETMCDVMFEKYQFGGVYVAIQAVLALYAQGLSSGVVVDSGDGVTHIVPVYESVVLNHLTKRLDVAGRDVTRNLINLLLRRGYAFNRTADFETVRQIKEKLCYVSYDLDLDAKLARDTTTLVESYELPDGRVIKVGSERFEAPECLFQPNLVDVEQPGVGETLFNTIQSADVDVRSSLFKAIVLSGGSSMYPGLPSRLEKELKQLWLTKVLHGDATRLEKFKVRIEDPPRRRHMVFIGGAVLANIMADKEHMWISKQEWEEQGTRVLEKLGPR; from the exons ATGAATGGACAACCAATTG TTCTTGACCAAGGTACAGGTTTCGTTAAGATTGGTAGGGCAGGAACTAACTTCCCAGACCACACGTTTCCATCTATAGTTGGTAGGCCTATATTGAGAGCcgaagaaagaaatatgtTGGTTCCTGACAATatagaaattaaagatattATGTGTGGGTCAGAAGCTAGTGAAGTAAGATCATTGTTACAAATTAGCTATCCTATGGAAAATGGGATCATCAAGAACTGGGAGGATATGGAACACTTGTGGGATTATGCATTTTACGAAAGAATGAAGTTACCTACGCAAGGAGAGAAGATCTTGTTAACCGAACCACCAATGAATCCATTGAAGAATAGAGAAACAATGTGTGACGTTATGTTTGAAAAGTATCAGTTTGGAGGGGTCTATGTAGCAATTCAAGCGGTATTAGCCTTGTATGCTCAGGGATTGAGTTCGGGTGTGGTCGTCGACTCTGGTGATGGGGTCACACATATTGTTCCGGTGTACGAATCGGTTGTTTTGAACCATTTGACCAAGAGATTGGATGTCGCCGGTAGAGACGTCACCAGAAACTTAATTAACTTGTTGTTACGTCGTGGTTATGCATTCAATAGAACAGCCGATTTTGAGACTGTTCGtcaaatcaaagaaaagttGTGCTATGTTTCTTACGACTTAGATCTTGATGCAAAACTTGCACGCGATACTACTACGTTGGTTGAGTCATATGAATTACCTGATGGTAGAGTTATTAAGGTTGGATCAGAAAGATTTGAAGCGCCAGAATGTTTATTTCAACCAAATTTAGTTGATGTTGAACAACCAGGTGTTGGTGaaacattatttaataCTATTCAATCAGCAGATGTTGACGTTAGATCATCCCTTTTCAAAGCTATCGTCTTATCTGGTGGATCTTCTATGTATCCTGGCTTACCATCACGtttagaaaaagaattgaagcaATTATGGTTAACCAAGGTATTACATGGTGATGCCACAAGattggaaaaatttaaGGTCAGAATTGAAGACCCcccaagaagaagacatATGGTGTTTATCGGTGGTGCAGTTTTAGCTAATATTATGGCAGATAAAGAGCATATGTGGATCTCGAAACAAGAATGGGAAGAACAAGGAACTCGTGTGTTGGAAAAATTAGGACCTCGTTAA
- a CDS encoding DEHA2B06424p (similar to wi|NCU01181.1 Neurospora crassa NCU01181. 1 hypothetical protein) encodes MSVKDDIPAIFLDKLSPRGLETIQKCKEFVDDYCLPGDKLHAQQMSNDPVMRWKVIPEITEKLKNKAQELGLWNMFLSKHYPEGPGFTNLEYGLMAQYLGRSFVAPEATNTNAPDTGNMELFARYGSPYQKEKWLRRLLDGEIRSAFLMTEKGTSSSNALNISCTAKLNSSGNYVINGVKWFASGAGDPRTAVWLVMCKTSDSTKDLYHNHSVLVLDAKKAIDSGKANLIRPLTVFGYDDAPHGHCEIAFNDYEVPKDEMENILLASEGKGFELIQSRLGPGRIHHCMRLIGVGEYALLAVAHRANNRMLFGKPMNQRETFIIAYAQHKIDIQKCRLLILNAAHKIDISNPKSAQQEIAMAKIETPRTILKILDWGIQMFGAEGVSQDTELARLYAISRTLRIADGPDEAHLNQLARHEAKKFKFADEFFAKFDENLKNLSKL; translated from the coding sequence ATGTCAGTTAAGGACGATATACCGGCTATTTTCTTGGACAAATTATCACCAAGGGGATTAGAAACAATCCAAAAATGTAAAGAGTTTGTGGATGACTATTGTCTTCCAGGAGACAAGTTGCATGCCCAGCAGATGTCAAATGATCCAGTTATGAGATGGAAGGTTATTCCAGAGATCACGGAAAAGCTCAAGAATAAGGCCCAAGAATTGGGTCTCTGGAACATGTTTTTGTCCAAACATTACCCCGAGGGCCCAGGGTTTACCAATTTGGAGTACGGGTTGATGGCACAATATTTGGGACGGTCATTTGTGGCACCGGAGGCCACTAACACCAATGCGCCTGATACGGGTAATATGGAGTTGTTTGCAAGATATGGTTCGCCGTACCAGAAGGAGAAATGGTTGAGGCGGTTGTTAGACGGCGAAATCAGATCGGCCTTCTTGATGACAGAAAAAGGGACGTCTTCGTCAAATGcgttgaatatttcatgtACGGCCAAGTTGAATTCGAGCGGAAATTACGTTATTAATGGTGTAAAGTGGTTTGCATCTGGTGCTGGGGACCCCAGGACAGCCGTGTGGTTAGTGATGTGTAAAACTAGTGATAGCACGAAAGATTTATACCACAATCATTCTGTATTGGTATTGGATGCTAAGAAGGCAATTGATTCTGGGAAAGCCAATTTGATTCGTCCGTTGACTGTGTTTGGATACGATGACGCGCCCCATGGCCACTGTGAAATTGCGTTCAATGACTATGAAGTTCCAAAGGAcgaaatggaaaatatcTTACTTGCATCTGAGGGTAAAGGATTCGAGTTAATCCAATCCCGTTTAGGACCTGGTAGAATCCACCATTGTATGAGGTTAATTGGAGTTGGAGAGTATGCATTACTTGCAGTTGCGCATAGAGCCAATAACAGAATGCTTTTTGGTAAGCCAATGAACCAAAGAGAAACGTTTATAATAGCCTATGCTCAGCATAAGATTGATATACAGAAATGCAGacttttgattttgaatgcTGCTCATAAGATCGATATTCTGAACCCGAAGAGCGCTCAACAAGAAATCGCTATGGCTAAGATTGAAACTCCAAGAactattttgaaaatcttGGACTGGGGTATTCAAATGTTTGGTGCTGAAGGTGTATCACAAGATACCGAATTGGCCAGGTTATATGCCATTTCTAGGACTTTGAGAATCGCGGATGGTCCTGATGAAGCTCATTTAAACCAATTAGCAAGACATGAAGCCAAAAAGTTTAAATTTGCAGACGAATTCTTTGccaaatttgatgaaaacttgaagaaCTTGTCAAAGTTATAA
- a CDS encoding DEHA2B06336p (weakly similar to uniprot|P54199 Saccharomyces cerevisiae YDL028c MPS1 kinase required for spindle pole body duplication and spindle checkpoint), translated as MPLNDITPSSNIPKSSNGKKRFMDAQDDDNTFLPPALSSYSIALLNERTKQSPSHITGIYEFDFPNSRSKNNLKNKLSVHFRESDPVHTIEKPDTPHSSHNNSSAPMEPTSNSNNNKSYNTSHNASHNAITSTNPHIQNQNNISAHNSFNLSTNNFSSHTHNTTSEYNDDLMDISPHESTSRNSSNHTPSTTFNENPPPSSSSQTKSSISQVHTLKRMRGTRRFGRMLGPPKRAMKLNEDKSTQAEYDGISSNENNDFQIPHNRAVSINNDDNNDNNNDDNINTNNNNNALSTPPPLFTMDFSPKINRIDNLKEKNPESVFFKTLKKMKSESPEDDIISKQKESELRRRIDEQKRINEIESQLSKSKSIQDIEMEISELNNSRNEANDRSDKKGFVSSYLADTNEEGNKENLILSTSKDSNISVKNEQPRLPLNNVSPNRLNRVAADETDFRKPKLPKPISQHATSNVTPPSSSDDYKRKKCISINGNQYEKLELLGRGGSSKVYKVKSLSNNKLFAIKKVTFDQFDELCVQGFKGEIDLLLKLKDADRVVKLVDHAIGEGSIYLVMECGDIDLAHVFQNKLSMNNVLDINFVKYHSIEILKCVQAVHRAGIVHSDLKPANFLFIRGILKIIDFGIANAVPDHTANIYRESQIGTPNYMAPEALVEVSQAFPGLPTPDNNNNQQQLNGSQRNTWKVGKPSDVWSCGCIIYQMIYGRPPYGGYSGNQRVMAIMNPQVKIQYPGKGIGNIKVPQSAIALMQKCLTRNPNERWTVEECLNSDFLNPKIVSETFVRDLVHSAVNFGHNNRVNGNGLITADVYDRLVDTVLKQIEDLNFG; from the coding sequence atgcCCCTTAATGATATAACGCCATCCAGCAATATACCGAAGCTGTCTAATGGTAAGAAGCGTTTTATGGACGCACAAGACGATGATAATACATTTTTACCACCAGCTTTAAGTTCATATAGCATagcattattaaatgaaaGAACGAAACAGCTGCCCTCGCATATAACCGGGATATATGAATTTGACTTTCCCAATAGTAGATCGAAGAATAACttgaaaaacaaattaTCAGTTCATTTTAGAGAATCAGATCCAGTTCATACTATAGAAAAACCAGACACGCCACATTCAAGTCACAACAATAGTTCAGCACCTATGGAGCCTACTAGCAACTCgaacaataataaaagcTATAATACCAGCCATAATGCCAGTCATAATGCCATAACAAGCACTAATCCACATATAcagaatcaaaataatatttcagCTCACAActcattcaatttgtcTACAAATAATTTCAGTTCACATACTCATAATACAACTTCAGAGTATAATGACGATTTAATGGATATATCGCCACATGAATCCACgtcaagaaattcatcCAATCACACGCCATCCACTACATTTAATGAAAACCCTCCTCCAAGTTCATCCTCCCAAACAAAATCGAGTATTTCACAAGTTCATACTTTAAAGAGAATGAGAGGAACAAGACGATTCGGAAGGATGTTAGGTCCACCCAAAAGGGCcatgaaattgaatgaagataaaaGTACACAAGCTGAATATGACGGTATATCtagtaatgaaaataatgactTCCAGATCCCACACAATAGGGCGGTTTCTATTAACAATGAtgacaataatgataataataatgatgataatatcaacactaataataataataatgcattatcAACTCCTCCGCCCTTATTCACGATGGACTTTTCACCAAAAATAAATCGCATAGATAACttgaaagagaaaaatCCAGAATCGGTGTTTTTCaaaacattgaaaaagatgaaatcTGAGTCGCCAGAAGATGATATCATTTCAAAGCAAAAAGAATCTGAATTGCGAAGACGAATTGATGAACAGAAAAGGATAAACGAAATAGAGAGTCAGTTATCCAAATCCAAAAGTATTCAAGATATTGAGATGGAGATAAGTGAATTAAACAATTCAAGGAATGAAGCAAATGACAGACTGGATAAAAAAGGGtttgtttcttcatatttGGCAGACACAAACGAGGAAGGAAATAAggaaaatttaattctcTCAACCTCAAAggattcaaatatatccGTAAAGAACGAACAGCCAAGATTACCATTAAATAATGTGTCACCTAACCGTCTTAACAGAGTTGCAGCTGATGAAACAGATTTTAGAAAACCTAAATTGCCTAAACCTATTTCACAACATGCAACCTCAAATGTGACCCCTCCAAGTAGTTCCGATGATTAcaaaaggaagaaatgTATTAGCATTAATGGAAATCagtatgaaaaattggagCTATTGGGTAGAGGTGGGTCGTCGAAAGTTTATAAAGTCAAGTCTTTGTCTAACAATAAATTGTTTGCCATTAAAAAGGTTAcatttgatcaatttgatgaattatgTGTACAGGGATTTAAAGGAGAGATTGatttattgttgaaattaaagGATGCTGATAGAGTAGTTAAATTAGTTGATCATGCTATTGGTGAAGGCTCTATTTATCTAGTGATGGAATGTGGTGATATTGACTTGGCACATGTCTTTCAGAATAAGCTTAGCATGAATAATGTCTTggatattaattttgtcaaGTATCATTCAATCGAAATTTTAAAATGTGTTCAAGCGGTGCATAGAGCAGGAATAGTTCATAGCGACCTTAAGCCTGCGaatttcttatttattCGAggtattttgaaaattattgattttggaataGCTAATGCTGTGCCGGATCATACAGCAAATATTTACCGTGAATCTCAAATAGGTACACCAAATTATATGGCACCCGAGGCATTGGTTGAAGTTAGTCAGGCTTTTCCAGGGTTACCAACGCCAgacaacaacaataatcAACAACAGTTAAATGGACTGCAAAGAAACACCTGGAAAGTTGGAAAGCCATCTGATGTTTGGTCATGCGgttgtattatatatcaGATGATTTATGGAAGGCCTCCATATGGTGGATACTCTGGAAATCAAAGAGTAATGGCAATCATGAATCCGCAGGTAAAGATACAGTATCCAGGTAAAGGCATAGGTAATATAAAGGTGCCTCAAAGTGCTATCGCATTGATGCAAAAGTGCTTAACTAGGAATCCTAATGAAAGATGGACTGTTGAAGAATGTTTAAATAGTGATTTTTTGAATCCTAAGATTGTCAGTGAAACTTTTGTCAGAGATTTAGTTCATCTGGCTGTTAATTTTGGCCATAATAATCGTGTTAATGGCAACGGGTTGATTACAGCAGACGTTTATGACCGCTTAGTGGATACCGTATTGAAGCAAAtagaagatttgaattttggttaa
- a CDS encoding DEHA2B06490p (similar to CA4198|IPF8055 Candida albicans IPF8055), protein MSKSREELIAQYQTDNFELFSLEIKVEGFDQGLKFSQDMENMPQELFFTIPEYSTYTVTIQYRVKNTPIKKLNYYEVVKKGGIPLKTRKQFVADEAQPTEEYQTITFPPDKIPGGMLLRGTYPATSTFYEDGKEIITCPFSLAIVKKGVTPSIKE, encoded by the coding sequence atgtCCAAGTCCAGAGAAGAACTTATTGCCCAATACCAAACTGATAACTTCGAACTTTTTTCGTTAGAAATCAAGGTTGAAGGATTCGATCAAGGTCTCAAGTTTTCCCAAGATATGGAAAACATGCCCCAAGAGCTCTTTTTCACGATCCCAGAATACTCGACATATACAGTCACTATCCAATACAGAGTCAAAAATACCCCTatcaagaagttgaattaCTACGAAGTGGTTAAGAAGGGTGGTATCCCGCTTAAGACTCGTAAACAATTCGTCGCCGACGAAGCCCAACCAACCGAAGAGTACCAAACCATCACATTTCCTCCTGACAAGATTCCAGGTGGTATGTTGCTTAGAGGTACATATCCAGCCACCTCCACCTTCTACGAAGACGGTAAGGAAATCATCACCTGTCCATTCAGCTTGGCAATCGTCAAGAAGGGTGTTACTCCATCTATCAAGGAATAG
- a CDS encoding DEHA2B06402p (similar to uniprot|P47017 Saccharomyces cerevisiae YJL124C LSM1 Component of small nuclear ribonucleoprotein complexes involved in mRNA decapping and decay) — protein sequence MSSSPIPPQQSQQQADPMAPNVEDLYLESYAFTTAAAIVGSVDRKIFVLLRDGRNLFGILRTFDQFANLVLQDTIERIYLDSDDETDDSRPKKFGEAYRGVFMVRGENVVMMGELDIDREDDHLEELQQVSFEEAEKELKVRHSNKVKQEKLKTKKLLSKGLINDFVKSDLY from the coding sequence ATGTCTAGCTCGCCAATACCACCACAACAATCACAGCAACAAGCGGACCCAATGGCGCCAAACGTTGAAGACTTATATCTTGAATCATATGCATTTACTACTGCAGCTGCTATTGTTGGGTCTGTTGACAGgaaaatatttgttttattgAGAGATGGAAGAAATTTGTTTGGGATTTTAAGAACATTCGATCAGTTTGCTAATTTAGTGCTACAAGATACCATAGAGAGGATCTACTTGGATTCAGACGATGAGACCGATGATTCGCGTCCAAAGAAGTTTGGTGAAGCGTATAGAGGTGTTTTCATGGTAAGAGGTGAAAATGTTGTCATGATGGGAGAATTGGACATTGACAGAGAAGACGATCACTTGGAAGAATTACAACAGGTTTCTTTCGAAGAGGCCGAAAAGGAGTTAAAAGTTCGTCATCTGAACAAGGTGAAACAAGAAAAGCTCAAAACTAAGAAATTATTGTCAAAGGGActtattaatgattttgtcAAATCTGAtttgtattaa
- a CDS encoding DEHA2B06446p (similar to uniprot|Q06103 Saccharomyces cerevisiae YPR108W RPN7 Essential non-ATPase regulatory subunit of the 26S proteasome): MEYFESDVPNIPDHRLSEKQFLLSTNIAARHREEIMNELIESIKEENLAPYYKYLQGEYSDFPFDESVYKSMVEKNEEEIAQLNSKIKEAEGEDETELDALTCNVNLAEYYTKICDRHNAVTTFKKALELPQGTGSKIDILLSLARIEFFYNDYALVSKYLDQVKSHIDKGGDWERRNRYKTYCGIFLMATRDFAEASKLLNDSLATFTSTEICSYEQLALYAVVSGAVSLDRGDLKSKIIDSPEILSIYSSAPELEPLINLTNSLYTCQYNCFFQYLLESYDQLLLSSKYLNQHANYILREMRCKAYGQLLESYKSLSLKSMARNFNISEEFLDQDLCKFIPNKKLNCTIDKVNGIIETNRPDNKNNQYHLLIKQGDNLLTKLQKYGAAVKLSGAERVA, encoded by the coding sequence ATGGAGTATTTTGAATCAGATGTTCCTAATATCCCTGATCATAGGTTATCAGaaaaacaatttcttttaaGTACGAATATCGCTGCTCGCCACCGAGAGGAAATCATGaatgaattgattgaatCGATCAAGGAAGAGAATTTAGCACCAtactataaatatttacaagGTGAATACAGCGATTTTCCATTTGACGAATCAGTGTACAAATCGAtggttgaaaaaaatgaagaGGAGATTGCACAATTAAACCTGAAGATCAAGGAAGCAGAAGGAGAGGACGAAACAGAGCTCGATGCATTGACTTGTAACGTCAACCTTGCGGAATATTATACCAAGATATGTGATAGACATAATGCGGTGACAACTTTCAAAAAGGCGTTGGAATTACCCCAAGGTACCGGGTCTAAGATTGACATTTTATTGTCTTTGGCAAGAATTGAGTTCTTTTACAATGACTATGCGTTAGTGTCCAAGTATTTGGACCAAGTCAAGAGCCATATAGACAAGGGTGGTGATTGGGAACGTCGTAACCGTTACAAGACATACTGTGGTATCTTCTTGATGGCTACCAGAGATTTCGCCGAGGCgtccaaattattgaacGACTCGTTGGCCACTTTCACATCGACCGAAATCTGTAGTTACGAACAACTTGCACTCTATGCTGTGGTATCGGGCGCCGTGTCGTTAGACAGAGGCGATTTGAAATCGAAAATAATCGATTCTCCAGAGATCTTATCCATCTATTCATCAGCACCAGAATTAGAACCACTCATCAACTTAACTAATTCCTTATACACATGTCAATATAACTGctttttccaatatttgcTCGAATCATACGATCAGTTGTTACTTTCAAGCAAGTATTTGAACCAGCATGCCAACTATATATTGCGTGAAATGAGATGCAAGGCATACGGCCAATTGTTGGAAAGTTACAAGTCCTTATCCTTAAAGTCAATGGCCCGTAATTTCAACATCAGCGAGGAGTTCTTGGATCAAGATTTATGCAAATTCATTCCTAACAAAAAGTTGAATTGTACTATCGACAAGGTCAACGGGATCATTGAAACGAACAGACCCGATAACAAAAACAATCAGTATCACTTGTTGATCAAGCAAGGTGATAACTTGTTAACcaaattacaaaaataCGGTGCTGCTGTCAAGTTAAGTGGTGCTGAGCGTGTTGCGTAA
- a CDS encoding DEHA2B06292p (no similarity), with protein sequence MPRMYFSGEDSNDITFDEPTMDRLVVDPTLFARVQNDEEQNVRVFLDTHLLKIRSMGDSVEHTPEKFVSKNHASVSVGMALDLSALAYITDAMVNAEFREMSSEEFKSSYLAPLETTIRKSKLRIRPLAVQYNYPLGNPGQVEYHIQEYCNTISWPIQDLYRDICGPHHRFGIASYLRPLLNTDIFIEPDIIHFAEYGSENGQFPEICFGLGDYKTENYYLSQGFGELKVAIEDFRRRDQQTEYLFHDTHWNRGILFALVLSKYFYDAFLCGTNRVFISNHQSFSGFFRYDIVEGQMSVDYYIINDPETVANGITLRSAMAGFFYQTEDDAIETQNRSKKYLTIAHKANKLDPLLNVRPKSLRDSSMRSFDTLSENADKENVHEIQDKIYGNTYCRVIYDSAKCYPSLSVQLPSTVFVKLYYYSSRLWRQNDLACFSIPDRKSYYDMFFNELVINEEIAKSHFASNFPKIFASGYWNGLTSHPMHIFEYLGKEIPKEKWDEKRVYEVIRLRLNELHSLRISHNDVRRSNIHVSESDKVTLVDFGLSEYPCSEASKQGDLESLDSIFGVTNKREVASLVAVNDKADIDHNDEDDANTSSEVELAEMSFESHDTKTTTTTK encoded by the coding sequence ATGCCACGTATGTACTTCTCCGGTGAAGACAGCAATGATATTACCTTCGATGAACCAACCATGGATCGTCTTGTGGTGGATCCCACATTATTTGCTAGAGTCCAGaatgatgaagaacaaaatgTTAGGGTATTTTTGGATACTCATTTGCTAAAGATTCGAAGTATGGGAGATTCAGTAGAGCATACTCCAGAGAAATTCGTGAGCAAGAACCATGCATCCGTAAGCGTAGGTATGGCACTTGATTTATCGGCACTAGCTTATATTACTGATGCAATGGTTAATGCTGAATTCAGAGAGATGAGCagtgaagaatttaaaagtAGCTATCTTGCACCTCTTGAAACTACTATCCGAAAGCTGAAGTTGCGCATAAGACCCTTAGCGGTCCAATATAATTACCCATTGGGAAATCCCGGCCAAGTGGAGTATCATATCCAAGAATACTGTAATACAATATCGTGGCCAATTCAAGACCTTTACCGAGATATTTGTGGTCCACACCACAGATTTGGAATCGCCTCATATTTAAGACCACTTTTGAATACAGATATATTTATAGAGCCCGATATTATACATTTCGCTGAATACGGATCAGAAAATGGACAGTTTCCTGAAATTTGTTTCGGGTTAGGTGATTACAAAACAGAGAATTACTATTTATCACAAGGATTTGGTGAATTAAAAGTAGCTATAGAAGATTTTAGGCGAAGGGATCAGCAGACCGAATACCTATTTCATGATACACATTGGAATCGTGGTATATTATTTGCTTTGGTCCTaagtaaatatttttacGATGCTTTTCTCTGTGGCACGAATAGAGTTTTCATCTCGAACCATCAATCATTTTCAGGGTTTTTCAGATATGATATTGTCGAAGGCCAAATGTCCGTAGATTACTATATCATTAATGACCCAGAAACTGTTGCGAATGGAATTACTTTAAGGTCGGCAATGGCAGGCTTTTTCTACCAAACAGAGGATGATGCAATTGAGACTCAAAACAGGTCAAAAAAATATCTTACTATAGCCCATAAGGCCAATAAGTTGGACCCGTTACTTAACGTGCGTCCTAAATCTCTCAGAGATTCTTCGATGAGATCATTTGATACACTATCTGAAAATGCTGATAAAGAAAACGTCCATGAAATCCAGGACAAAATCTATGGCAACACATATTGTCGGGTAATTTACGATTCTGCAAAATGTTATCCTAGTTTGTCAGTGCAGCTCCCATCCACAGTGTTTGTCAAATTGTACTACTATTCTAGTCGGTTATGGAGACAGAATGATTTGGCATGTTTTAGTATTCCAGATAGAAAAAGTTACTATGATatgttcttcaatgaacttgtaattaatgaagaaattgcaaaatcaCATTTTGCTTCGAATTTTCCAAAGATTTTCGCTTCAGGCTATTGGAATGGGCTTACTAGTCATCCaatgcatatatttgaatatttagGGAAAGAAATACCAAAGGAAAAGTGGGACGAGAAAAGGGTTTATGAGGTTATTAGATTAAGACTCAACGAACTCCATCTGTTGAGAATCTCGCATAATGACGTACGGAGGAGCAACATTCATGTTTCAGAATCAGATAAGGTAACCTTAGTAGACTTTGGATTATCGGAATACCCGTGCAGTGAAGCAAGCAAACAGGGTGATCTTGAGTCTCTTGATAGCATATTTGGGGTGACAAATAAGAGAGAAGTTGCAAGTCTAGTTGCAGTTAACGACAAAGCTGACATTGAtcataatgatgaagatgatgcAAATACTTCCTCTGAGGTTGAGCTCGCTGAAATGAGTTTCGAGTCGCACGATACGAAAACTACAACTACAACGAAGTAG
- a CDS encoding DEHA2B06380p (similar to uniprot|P46959 Saccharomyces cerevisiae YJL125c GCD14 subunit of the tRNA (1-methyladenosine) methyltransferase) — protein sequence MDVKDGSRNTLKDNSTAAMSFFEYKDIIEEGDLVLAFLGRSNIKPITVTKGSQLNTRYGNFEHDRMIGMKYGEQMPGAKGVGFIHLLYPTPELWTVSLPHRTQIVYTPDSSYIIQRLNVTSGTRVIEAGTGSGSFSHSFARTIGVEGRLFTYEFHEPRYIEAKKELEDHGLLANTVITHRDVCNDGFEISNIPEDFKKDDGICGDVVFLDLPSPWTAIPNLKSVISHQSRVGICCFSPCIEQVEKTVKALETEGWSNIEMVEVAGKRWEARKDMVKDVKDVVKRLKDIQSRKNQGIEHRKQSKIHNVGDKRDIKEVETADDSSPEPTKFQNLGKGFNPFGKGLRVREGDEQFQWRNVTKIESEIKSHTSYLTFAYMNPNVRLNTSVE from the coding sequence atggATGTAAAAGATGGTAGTAGGAACACACTTAAAGACAATAGTACAGCGGCCATGTCATTTTTTGAGTATAAAGATATAATAGAGGAAGGGGACTTAGTATTAGCATTCCTTGGTAGAAGTAATATTAAGCCTATCACCGTCACGAAAGGATCACAGTTGAATACCAGATATGGTAACTTCGAGCATGATAGAATGATTGGGATGAAATATGGTGAGCAAATGCCTGGCGCCAAGGGAGTTGGGTTCATCCACTTGTTGTATCCTACTCCAGAACTCTGGACTGTTTCTTTACCGCATAGAACGCAAATTGTGTATACTCCTGATTCGTCGTACATCATACAGAGATTGAACGTTACCAGTGGAACTAGAGTCATTGAGGCCGGAACAGGGTCAGGATCTTTTTCTCATTCGTTTGCCAGAACCATTGGGGTAGAAGGAAGACTATTCACATACGAGTTTCACGAGCCACGTTACATAGAGGCCAAGAAGGAACTCGAAGACCATGGATTGTTAGCAAATACAGTTATCACACATCGAGACGTTTGCAACGACGGATTTGAAATCCTGAACATACCGgaagatttcaaaaaagACGACGGAATCTGCGGCGATGTGGTATTCCTTGATTTACCGTCTCCTTGGACCGCCATTCCTAATTTGAAGAGTGTCATTTCCCACCAGAGCCGTGTGGGTATCTGTTGCTTCTCTCCTTGCATAGAACAAGTCGAGAAAACCGTCAAAGCGTTGGAAACCGAAGGGTGGAGCAATATAGAAATGGTAGAAGTCGCCGGTAAAAGATGGGAGGCTAGGAAGGATATGGTGAAGGACGTCAAGGACGTAGTTAAGAGATTGAAGGATATACAATCTAGAAAAAACCAAGGCATTGAACATAGAAAACAGAGCAAGATTCACAACGTGGGCGACAAAAGAGATATCAAGGAAGTGGAAACAGCTGATGACTCTTCTCCCGAACCAACAAAGTTTCAGAACTTGGGTAAAGGCTTTAATCCATTCGGAAAGGGTTTGCGTGTTAGAGAAGGTGATGAACAGTTCCAATGGAGAAATGTCACCAAAATTGAATCCGAAATCAAGAGTCATACTTCATATTTGACCTTTGCTTACATGAATCCTAATGTAAGATTGAACACCTCTGTAGAATAG